TTAGCTTGTGTGCCCTAGTACCATGTCAGCAGGCTTTTAGTAATTATCACAGGGGTTGTATGAGCATTAAGTACAGTATGAACCATCTGCAGAAGTGTACCATACCCGCAAAACTCTAAAGTCCTTGCAGTGTGGCTGGGGCCCTATGTTTCTTTTATGTTGCAACCTCATTGGAGGGCCCTAGCATGACCtcttggcaaaacacattgccaaatatTGGCTTCATGTATTCCCACTTTGTTTGTTCACCGTGAGGCCATGGGCTCTGAATCTTTAAAATACCGCACACAGACATCCATGGTGCTCCTAGGAAAAGGTTACATATGTCATGTGTTTACTCAAGCTGATTACTGCTGGCATGAGTCAACTTATGCAGCGGAGGAGTTCCCAGCAGGTAACAACTACTTTCAGATCCAGTTTTGTGAAGAGATAGGAATCTGACAACCAtgaggatggggtgtcttgttctTTCATTGGCTTTCTTGGGCTGATGCATGTTAATACATATGCATATTTCTTCATGTTGCTTGGCTTTCTTCATCAACAGTTTGGGTGACATCCAGTGAGGTGATGCGAGAAACTTTCTGAAATTCGCTCTCCACCTGTAAAATGGGCTGCAGCAGTGTTGCAGAACAAATGGTGTGAACTGGCATCATATTTATCTTACTTCTGCCTGTGCTGTTCCCTTTGAGGCAATTCCTTTGATAAGATTTACATTTTGAGGATTACTTTTAGGCTACCATTGGCATGATGGCTTTGTTGTTTGAAGTAGAAATATTACATGAATTTGTCAGCAGTACAAGTGATATGCGTCTGGATCAGGTGTGATGGGACATTAGGCTTCTATGTATGAGTCACCATGGTAAACCGTGAATTTTAAAACATCCACAGGATAATGGGTTTAGCTCCCCTTGAACCAAAGATCTTGACGGTTGAGTTAGCCAGTTTTGTCAGATTTAAGCCAGTCATGCTGCAACCTATCCGTGAGACATATGGAGGCACAGATGGCAAAAAAGCACTGTGTGGCACACACACATGTCGGAAGTCAGCAACACCATTTTTACACAACTTACCTATGTTTTTATAAGCTCTCTTTGGTGTTAGCTTAACATTTCTGTCGCTTACTGCCAGCTATTGAAGACATACATCTAGCCTAACACAAAAAAGTGTCAATAGGCTCATAAGACCCTTGCCTGGATATCTGCTAGCCAGATCTCTCAAAATCAACATTAGTCTGGAATACACTGCAGCACAGTCCAGTGCATTTATTGTAACAAAGTAGCACTCTAGCTAGAGTTGAAAGCATGGTCCTTGAGATGAGGGCCCTCATAAAACACGGTGACGTTGGGAGCAGTGTTGTGACAGCATTATGAGCCTTTAGAGGAGGGGGACCTCTAAGGGGGTCCTTACATGCCTGCAAAATCTGCCATGTCAGTCATCATCCACTAATGAGACGTGGGGTCCACGTAACCGAGGCGGCTTCTGCATCaccatttgtaatgtttttttgaaGTCATTTGTCCAATACTGGGCACGCAGTTAAGAACAAATAGACATAAAGAGGCCTCCTCAAACTACCTGTCTGCACCTGAGTGAGACATGAATACTATTGTGCAGTAAATGCATGGGTGCAGATGTGCAGTCCTTCAAGAAAATGGATGGTATCATGGCAGGAGTCAGCTGCAAAGCTGCACTTGCCAACTCCTTTCCTGTCCATTACAAATTCAGTTCCCAGCCAAACATTCCCAACCATAACCAGGCCATTATTTATCCCATCTCCTCTACCTTCTGTTCCTATCTCTCTCCCATCTGCTTCCCATGGCATCTCTCCTGCCCCTTCCAATCTTTTCTGCTCTTCCCCAATCCCTTTTACCTGAAAGTGGGGGCCCAAGCAGTCCCCCGACGCTCATGACCATCAGCACTAGCCCCACCGCACTGGTCACCCTCTCAATGGCCATCAGATCAGGTAGCACGGCGAAGATGATCGGGGCAAAGGCTCCGGCGCTCAGACCGTACAAGAGCCccagggccatgatgccagggaaggatttGCCGAGGGGTAGGAGGAGCAGACTGAGCCCAGTTGCCGAGTTCCACAGCACCAGGAGGTGCAGTGTTGTAAACAGCTTGAGATCTGCACAGCATCCCGAGAGGAGCCTTGCCCCTGCATCCGCTAATGCAGTCACTGACACGAGAAATGCTGCCTCGTAGTTGCTGAGGCCGAGGTCCTTTCCATGTGGCACCAGGTGGACGTAAGGCACAAAGTAGCCAGTACCAATAAGCAGCATGCCAACTGAGTACACCAAAAAACCACGGTTCCTAAACAGACTGAGGTCCAGGACGGAGGCCATCTTGCGCAGGAACAAGGTACACTTGGATGGCTTTCCTGATTCTTCTGGgcattgtctggagtcttctgggACTGGAAGTGGCCGAAGTAGAGCACCACAAATACACAGGTTCAACATTATAGCAGAAAGGATAATGAGGGCTCCACGCCAGCTGTAAGCATCAATGAGAGCCTGGAAGAGTGGCGAGAAGATGAAGGAGGAGAGGCCGTTGCCAGTGAGTGCCAAGCCCAGTGCTAGGACCCTTCGGCGGAGGAAGTACTTTGGGATGGCGCCCATCGTTGGTGCAAATACCAGTGCCCAACCGAAGCCTGGACGggaggaaaaacaaaaacatattcatGATTGACTTCAACCATGACACGTTTACCCCACTGTGCAATGTTACTTCACACTAAGATGCGAAAACAGGAGTTTGGGGAATGGTGaaggacatggggcctgattacgaccttggcggaggcgattactccgtcctaaatgtgaaggttatcccgtccgccatgttacaagttccataagatataatggaacttgtagtacGGCGTGCAggacatccatcacatttgggacagagtaatcccctccgccaaggtcctaatcaggGCCATTATCTCCACCACCTTGACGGACTAGCATCTGCTGAATTTAGAAATCATCACTGGCTCAGCAGTGATCTCTGTATCTTAACAGGAACTGTGCCATGATGATTCATGCCAGGGTATAAAAGGTTTGGTATGTAGAAGTCATATGTTTTGATAGTAGTctaccaaacttttacaaactgtttttttttttcatttctgaaaatcacaaaaaaacaagcCCCCACACCTAGAAAGCTTTTTATTTGTGTTTGGGTCCTTATTCTTTTCTGTTCGTCACtgctaggtttttccaggtggtgaGGGACAAAAATAAGGACTTGGCATCACACACCATAAATAGGGTAAGGTAATGAAATGCTCTTTTTACGATATCTCTACTCTTTCGAGCCATCGAAGGAAGCTTTATGTGGACAGAGCTAACTAGGCACTCTGTCAACAGAAAACTGATGGTCCTCCCGGTCGTAAATAGGACTGGGGGGAAGTCATTTGCATGAAAACAGTACTCCATCGTATTtacgacagagtatcccatccgccaaactctaaatcaccccATAAGTGCATCCCCGCTATAGTCCGAACAAATCTTCCTATTAATTAAGTGCCCAGGAAAATCGGTTTCTGTGCTGATTCTGACTTGGCTCcagcacagacagacacacacacaccagccacagCCACACCAGCACACACTTGAAAGGTAACCTGTTGACTGATCTACCGTTAGTTATGCACCGGACTTACTCACAAACAGtggtatcaatcaatcagtgatttttaaagtgtggctaatcatctGTAGGGCCTCAATGTGCCGTTTCTGggcatgctgctcaatcgaagagccaggtcttgaggtcctttctgaactgctccagtgttgcagtcttcctgagcttgagaggtagcgcgttccatgtccgggctgcgaggtaggagaaggatattcctcctgctgtgcttttccggatcttgggaacggctgcaaGGAGCCAGCTGGaaagaacggagatgtctgttgggtacatagaagggggAGCAGTGGTtaaggtatgccagtcctatgttgtgtagtgccttgtatgtgtggatcaggagtttgtatgtgatgctcttgttgactgggagccagcataggtcactgaggtgggaggagatgtggctatgtagggggatgtccaggatgagtctggctgctgcattctgaattctatgtagtcttgattgtagtttcttggtgatggcagcatagagggcgttgccataatccagtttgctagtgacaagttcGTGGGTgtctgtcttcctcgtgtcggaaGGCATCCAATTGAAAATCTTGTGCAGGAGTCAGTGGGTGTTGAAACATgacgatgagacggcgttgacttggcgggtcatggatagagagaggtccaggatgatgcccagattgcgtgcatggtccgtgggagcaggggcatttcccagtgcagtgtgccaccaggagtcgttccaggcggaagaAGTGGAGCCAATAACAAGGATATCTGTCTTGTCcaggttgagtttgaggcagctggcttccatccaggtggcgactgctctgaTCCTgtggtggaaatttctcttggcctttgcagagtcatcggactgggtgtcatcggcataggattatatgtttagcctgtgttgtttTGATTATCTTTgttagcggggccatgtagatattgaaaagcatcgggctgagcgatgatccttggggcattccgcagcatgtgtctttgggttcagaCGTGAACGGCAGTAAtctgacactctgggggtcattatgaccccggcggtcggtgataatgcggcggtagtaccgccaacaggctggcggtacataccaccacattatggcattggtgggttggctgcagccaacccaccaatttgcCATTCCGACCGCTATGGCTGTAGCAGCCGTTGGCCGGAGAtaggaatctccagcccggcggacgctATTGTCCCGCCggcggcatcatgaccctgcctactgccacggctttcgtgcagtaggccctaccagtgacagggaattcctaccctgtcactggtagTAGGCTcaaccaccccccaaacactccccagatgcccctcaCACCCTGCTTCATACAGGCTCCCTccttccaattccccaccccccccattcacgcacactcacagacacgcaccacgcatacacacacaggcatacacgcattcattcactcatgcatccattcattctcgcacacatccgtacacacattcacaccgaCACGCAGACAccgattcacatttccattcatacatgtcttcacacacatgcatacacactcgcaaacaacactacacacacattcgcattaaCGCACACactcacgcattcatacacacaaccccacacacacacacaacaccccccacccttctcccctgtcagaaacccaacttacctgcatcctggGGTTCTTCCGACAGGGAAGGAATGGGGCGCTGCTACCcccagcagcgccccccagcagaacaccgccaggccgtattatttgtcataatacgtctggcTGCGATTTActgccgtggcgctgctggtggcagcagtgccaccttaacaccatccgccattatggcaacagccggatttccgcccttcttgtggcggaaatccggctgtggtcattatttggcagacagCTGTTAGCCGCGGTGACGTttttttggcggccatcgccgtgacggtaggtggcatttaccgctaatcttaaaatgagggcctctgtgttcttccagtgagaaaGGGCCTGATCCAATCCAATGTTTTATCTCTGATGCCGGCGTCGtgtagtctgtcacagagggtggactgggagacagtgtcaaatgaagcggagaggtcaaggagaatgagtgCGGCCGTGCCTCCATGGTCTAGTATGAAGCGtttgtcattggtggctgctaggagtgctgtttcgaTGCTGTAGTtacttctgaatctggattgggatgggtccaggatttggtgtgtctcgagcAATTCCTTGAGTTGCTGGTTGAAggccttttccattactttggctgggaaagggagcagagagatgggtctgtagttttcccGCTGCTTGGGTCGGTGGTGAGTTTCTTGAGCAGCGGGTTGATCTCgacgtgcttccagtctgatgggaagttGGTGCtctcgaaggatcggttgatagttctgtagagctcaggtgctatggtggcgctaaccaggttgaagatatgatgagggcacggatcagagggtgctcctgagtggacagaGAATTTGAGTCTTTGGATGTCCTCTTTGGTGattggggtccaggagttcaggatctggtgtggtgctgggtccgtgGTGGTGTTAGTGGGTGGTGCAGGCgtgttttggttcctgaagccttcggtgaaaaaaggtggtgaggtcattgcagaggtcttgggaaggagggatggatgaggtgtctgtccctggGTTTGTGAAGTCTTTGACGAcaacgaagagctctttgctgttgtgagcactggtgctgaggcgtTCTTGAATGACTACTTTTTTGGTGGccctgatggtctggaggtgcgtggCATTCATgcaggctgtgctgtcctcagttgattttgctgttcctccatttccgttCCAGTCGTCTGCAGGAGCTTTTGGATTCTTGTAGACCTGCCGTAAACCACTTAGGTATTTAGCTATGTTGGTTTCCTGGAGGTTTCCTTAGGTGGGCTACATTATTGCCGCATTCCGATGGCCAGTGGTGTAGACTGTGTGCGGCTTCATTAGCATAGCATCTGCTATCCCTGGCAAGCCCTTTGGTATTGTTAGTCTCAGGTATCACAGAGACAGTCGCATGGAACAAAAAGTAAACAAGGCTTTTAAAGCCCTGTTTCCTTTCAGTAGCTTCCACTCCTTCTCTCTCCCTAGCATTTCAGGTgcatgtggagggtgtttgggTGCAAAGGGCAAGACAAGCGGTCACCACTGCACTGTAGTTAGTGGTCAGTGGTTATGTGAGGTCAtttccgctaccccaggcatttcaGTAAATCCACTTCCATGGAACTTTCCTTCATTTCTGTAGTAGGACTTATTGTGATGAAAAGATATTTGTTTTGGATATACACTCAATATTGTTTGTCAAGTTGGACCTCTACATTTTTAAAGCAGCCAAAAAAACAAATGGGTCTATTCCCATTTGTGCATTCTCCTGACATTCCCTTTTAGTGAGTCTCTTCCACCTACCAAATAGACTTCAAAGGGTGCAGAGACAGCACCCTGGGAGGAAAGCAAAGGGGAACCAATGACCAAAGCACACCCCCTCTCGTCCCCTCCATTCTCACTTCCTCAATCCATTATCTTCAGCAGCTCATTCACTTGTTAGGTACCACAGCCCTTCCAACTGCAGGCCACCTTATCCTAGCCTTTCACTGTTTCCCACAGACCAGCTCTCCCCAGAGCCTTCATCTTCTTTCTCGCAGCCCAGATCTTCCCACACCCTTTAATCTTTGCATCGGCTTCCTCCCACAGCCTATCTGCTCCCAACCCATATATTCGATCTGCTGAAGCTCCCTCACTCCCACAGCTTCACTCATACAGCATCCTCTCCCACAGTTCCACCGCCCGCACCCCATTCTCAGAGTGGGCCACCTCACCTGTCACGCCTCCCAGGGTGAGGTAGAGGTACAGCAGGGAGTTTCCAAATGCGGACAGCAGAATTCCCAGGAAGGCGAAGAACCCTCCAATCATTACCACCGCTCTTGCCCCATACTCCATGCTGAGGGCACTGCCAACTGGACCTGAAACCACATGCAAGATATAACTTGAGGTGATTAAGAGTCAAGGTTGAAGAGGTGGACTGATTAGATGGAAAGGGTTGATAAAAAAAGACTAACCATGGTCTATACTTGAGCCATCACCAACTGACCCAGGACAATCTTCCTATATCCTTTACTCAGATTTCTGACATGAAACATCTTGTCAGAGCTGTACCCACTCAGCCGCAAAATCACAGATGCTTACCCTCGCCCATCTTGTCTGAGCCCTGTGCACAGAGCGCTGCCTTCTCAGAACCTGCCCTCAAAAAGTCTCCTCTTTCTACTTATCCTTGTCCTTATCAATTTCTACCTTCTCTGAGTCCAAATCTGTCAGGGACTTGCCCTCTCAGAGTGATGCTTTAACAGCAGTGAACTCTCTAAAAGCCAGGCCCTTTCCACCCTGTTCTGTCTGAGCTCAGCCTTCTCACAGCTCTGCCCTCTCTGAGCACTGCCCTCAAGTCCTGCCCTTTCAGAGTCTACCTCAGATGCCTTTCCTCTGATACCAGCCTCCTCCCTGTGGTGTCCCGAGGGTGAGTTCTCAAGTGGGACATTCCATTTTGTGTCCTCCCCCGCTCACCTCAATGTTAATAGTGTGATCTATGAGGTAATGTGAAAAGCCAATAAGAAGGACCTGCCAGTGCTACAGGTAGACCATGTTATCTAGTCAGTATTCATGTCTTTTTGCCTCATCGGCTCCCCCGCACGTGCTCCTCAAGTCAAGACTGAGGATGGGACTGACACCTCACCCGGTAGCACCAAATTTCTATTATGACGCCATCCTTGGCCATGTGATTTCGAACCGTTTAACTGAAGAAGTTGCCAGCCTGGCCATCTCTAGAGGAACTGAAACAGAACGCGTGCCACCATGCCTGGCAGGTAGCATGCAAGGTCACAGACGTCCACTCACAGAAGCCTAATGTTCCTGGAGCAGCTGTGCTATAGGTCACACGCGTGATTGGCAGGCATGGATTGTTAGTAACACCTTCCTGCAGAAGAAGAATCCCTCgaagcgttttcctctttctgtgtgtgctgcagcatcCTGACCTCTTAAGAGCAATGGCCTCTCATGAATACCTTTCCTAGTCCAGCCCTCTCAGAGCCCTGTCCTTTCATAGATGTGCCCTGTCAGAGATAAGTATTCCCATTCATGCCTCTTCTGAGCCCTGGCCCCTCAGAGCCCTGCCTTCTCATATCAAGACCTCGTAAGAGCCATGGCCTCTTCCCCCCCTACTGTCTCCTAGCCCAGCCCTCTCTGAAACCTGGCCTCCCAGATCTTGACCTTTTAGGAGCCCTGACCTCTAACCCCTACCTTATTCTAGCCCAGTCCTTTCTGGACCCTGTCCTCTCAGATCCTGACCTTTTATGAGCTGTGACGTCATACTCCTACCATCTCCTAGCCCGGCCCTCTCAGATCTCAGCCAGGTCAGAGGTGGTCATTTTACAAGCTTCCCTTGCCTGTCCACACAGTAACCAGGGCTTAGACTTTTGAtctcattcactggcaatgctcTGCCCTCTCAGAGGTCACTCAATCCCCCACAATCTGGTCCGCTGCCACTTACTTGCAAGTTGTTGCACAGCGATGGAGATGGACGTGATCCAGGACACCTCACTGGACAGTTTGTGGAACGAGTGGACAAACTCCACGAAGAAAACCCCCAAGGAGCGGATAACGCCATAGGACAGCGCATTCATCATGAACCCCGACAGGACGATCATCCATCCCCATCCCCCATCCGGGGGGGCGTAGGGACCTGCGGTGGGGGCTGCCATCGGACCTTTGGATTccaccttcaacaaagaaaaaaaatgtcaGCCAGATCACCTCTGAGATCGAGGGGGAAAGACTTGCGT
This portion of the Pleurodeles waltl isolate 20211129_DDA chromosome 12, aPleWal1.hap1.20221129, whole genome shotgun sequence genome encodes:
- the LOC138266824 gene encoding monocarboxylate transporter 13-like, which translates into the protein MAAPTAGPYAPPDGGWGWMIVLSGFMMNALSYGVIRSLGVFFVEFVHSFHKLSSEVSWITSISIAVQQLASPVGSALSMEYGARAVVMIGGFFAFLGILLSAFGNSLLYLYLTLGGVTGFGWALVFAPTMGAIPKYFLRRRVLALGLALTGNGLSSFIFSPLFQALIDAYSWRGALIILSAIMLNLCICGALLRPLPVPEDSRQCPEESGKPSKCTLFLRKMASVLDLSLFRNRGFLVYSVGMLLIGTGYFVPYVHLVPHGKDLGLSNYEAAFLVSVTALADAGARLLSGCCADLKLFTTLHLLVLWNSATGLSLLLLPLGKSFPGIMALGLLYGLSAGAFAPIIFAVLPDLMAIERVTSAVGLVLMVMSVGGLLGPPLSGYLRDLTGDFRVSFLVCGGFILAGSGILMCIPSFFSRASLPCQKKKSSGLPPKEDEAAVFSALITPSFTDQSLDTSQTTKLSTVSSEC